The following proteins come from a genomic window of Candidatus Eisenbacteria bacterium:
- a CDS encoding helix-turn-helix domain-containing protein: protein MASRSIYSLKEIAQNLGVHPATIVRWIETGKVAVKKKKDSSGHYVFTGADIKKFKAHKNAIHPVA from the coding sequence ATGGCTTCACGAAGCATCTACAGCTTGAAGGAGATCGCGCAGAATCTCGGCGTTCACCCAGCAACGATTGTTCGCTGGATTGAGACCGGCAAGGTGGCGGTCAAAAAAAAGAAGGACTCAAGCGGTCACTACGTATTTACTGGGGCTGACATTAAGAAGTTTAAAGCGCACAAGAACGCAATCCACCCGGTGGCCTAA
- a CDS encoding toll/interleukin-1 receptor domain-containing protein produces MKTIIEHGLQSSRTLVFIISATSLRSDWTLMERNTALFRDPANQQRRFVPVLIDDCKHQFPDTLRRFRHIDLRRMTKRNYQELLESCRTAEKRCRD; encoded by the coding sequence ATGAAAACCATCATTGAGCACGGCCTCCAATCGTCACGTACCCTGGTATTCATAATCTCGGCCACATCGCTTCGGTCCGATTGGACACTAATGGAGCGAAACACGGCCCTGTTCCGAGATCCGGCAAACCAACAGCGTCGTTTTGTCCCAGTACTGATCGATGATTGCAAACACCAGTTCCCTGACACCCTGCGAAGATTCCGACACATTGACTTACGGCGGATGACGAAGAGAAACTACCAGGAGCTTCTAGAATCATGCCGGACCGCTGAAAAGCGGTGTCGTGATTGA
- a CDS encoding tyrosine-type recombinase/integrase produces the protein MPSPKYTQRLPKYLTQNDIRAFFGVIQDPRDRALFAVIYHYGLRVSEVGLLERDDIDLERGRIVVKRVKGGLWAERPLFSATRALLEVHFSRPGVNGHTALFPGRLDALKKRQIQALFARYRDAACIPRRLTCHSLRHAIATHLLDAGVSLEFVQDHLGHRSIKSTSIYARITDQHRTAIFRELEASPWIVHPGHTAYTG, from the coding sequence ATGCCAAGTCCGAAATACACCCAGCGACTTCCCAAGTATTTGACTCAGAACGACATACGGGCTTTCTTCGGGGTTATTCAGGACCCGCGAGATCGCGCGCTCTTCGCGGTGATCTACCACTACGGCCTGCGGGTCAGCGAAGTGGGCCTCCTCGAACGGGACGACATCGACCTGGAGCGCGGGCGAATCGTCGTCAAGAGGGTGAAGGGGGGCCTCTGGGCGGAAAGACCCCTCTTCTCGGCAACCAGAGCCCTCCTGGAAGTCCACTTCAGCCGGCCGGGGGTCAACGGTCACACGGCCTTGTTTCCGGGACGATTGGATGCGCTTAAGAAGCGCCAGATCCAGGCTCTCTTCGCCCGGTACCGGGATGCCGCGTGCATCCCCCGCCGTTTGACCTGCCACTCGTTGCGGCACGCCATCGCGACGCACCTCCTGGACGCCGGCGTGTCTCTCGAGTTCGTTCAAGACCATCTCGGGCACCGGAGTATCAAGAGCACGAGCATCTACGCACGGATCACGGACCAGCACCGCACGGCGATATTCCGCGAGCTCGAGGCGTCACCGTGGATTGTGCACCCAGGGCACACGGCTTACACGGGGTAG
- a CDS encoding DPP IV N-terminal domain-containing protein codes for MRYSTSPLTEEIWSDGAQVVDRKPKEGGSLEIEVLYRLPADTTLFFALKTSDEVPNWSGISNVVEIRTRLPRLIRVTTSDRDDGSPTWSPDNTRIAYARGSTPEGFGRLNIFVVPSGGGDETWLTGEPWDDSMPSWSPTGERIAFYSGRVSGYNGTNIVNVETRELGHITTDPPADSRIAWSPDGTKIAYSGRDPGNGSGIWVVSAEGGRATRITPDPSNTYGFVLAWSPDGEMIAYSSPGDEEDGDRDIWVIPAAGGQPRRIAYYVGDEVQPTWSPDGKWIAYTRVLGGNYDIWMIAVDGGQAVRLTTDPAQDVQPAWSPDGSRIAFSSNRSGNSNIWTLQVDPLRTDER; via the coding sequence ATGCGGTACTCGACCAGCCCGCTTACCGAGGAAATTTGGAGCGATGGCGCACAAGTCGTTGATCGCAAGCCAAAGGAAGGTGGATCACTGGAGATTGAGGTCCTCTACCGCCTGCCTGCCGATACGACGCTCTTCTTCGCGCTTAAGACTTCGGATGAGGTACCGAACTGGTCCGGGATCTCGAATGTGGTTGAGATAAGAACGAGATTGCCGCGACTCATCCGCGTAACAACCAGCGACCGCGACGACGGGTCGCCGACGTGGTCTCCCGACAACACGAGAATCGCGTACGCAAGAGGGAGCACTCCCGAAGGCTTCGGGAGATTGAACATCTTCGTGGTTCCATCGGGTGGCGGAGACGAGACGTGGCTGACCGGAGAGCCCTGGGACGACTCCATGCCTTCCTGGTCGCCGACCGGCGAGCGGATCGCGTTCTACTCCGGCCGGGTCAGCGGTTACAACGGTACGAATATCGTGAACGTCGAGACGAGAGAGCTCGGCCACATCACCACGGATCCACCAGCCGACAGTCGCATCGCCTGGTCACCGGACGGAACCAAGATCGCCTATTCCGGTCGTGATCCTGGCAACGGATCGGGGATCTGGGTCGTGTCGGCTGAAGGCGGCAGAGCCACCCGGATCACTCCAGACCCTTCTAATACTTACGGATTCGTCCTCGCTTGGTCACCGGACGGTGAGATGATCGCCTACTCAAGTCCAGGTGATGAGGAGGATGGGGATAGGGACATCTGGGTGATCCCGGCCGCCGGGGGTCAGCCCAGGCGGATAGCGTACTACGTGGGCGATGAAGTACAGCCCACATGGTCCCCCGATGGGAAGTGGATCGCATACACGCGAGTGCTCGGCGGGAACTACGACATCTGGATGATCGCGGTGGACGGTGGCCAAGCCGTTCGGTTGACGACCGATCCAGCGCAAGATGTGCAGCCGGCATGGTCCCCGGACGGAAGTAGGATCGCGTTCTCGTCGAACCGAAGCGGCAACTCGAACATCTGGACTTTGCAGGTGGATCCGTTGAGGACCGATGAGCGATGA
- a CDS encoding type IV secretion system DNA-binding domain-containing protein: protein MTDRRDASPWLKTELRAESFLPTQMELLTAQFYIWEVRGRGWIVHPTPVALEPPFVPFPFHWVPRAGRRIDDGCKPTFLSKIAQQFDQLVHGRQDDSLTYNDENLILEEPELETDEDDSPIVELRLSAPPMLKTPREAVIQFLSSLPVAVHPLTFEIVGLSDVITAQITVREPDARFIEQQLRAYFPDVVVTREVEYLRSWWHEAGEASSIIVDFALSNEFMLPLKTFKGFDIDPLIAVVSALSNLQLGEVGILQIMFQPTRHPWAENVMRSVTDHEGKAFFMDAPEITRAAKDKVAHPLFAAVIRIGIKSSYLDRAWDIARALGGSLRNLANPAGNELIPLTNDGYDSDEHEEDLLRRRTRRSGMLLNSEELVTLVHPPSASVRAEKLKRQDRKTRAAPAIATGDGLLLGTNIHAGRSTEVTLSADQRSKHLYTVGASGTGKSTLLLNLIIQDLRNGEGIAVLDPHGDLIDRIIEQVPDERIDDVILFDPADADFPVGFNILSAHSELERTLLSSDLVSVFRRLSTSWGDQMTSVLGNAILAILESSRGGTLLDLRRFLVEKRFREEFLATVQDPDVVYYWRKEFPLLKGTPQVSILTRLDTFLRPKLVRYMVAQKDDRLDFRGMMDQGKIFLARLSQGAIGEENAFLLGTLLVSKLQQTAMSRQELAEAGRRPFYLYIDEFQNFITPTMEQILSGARKYRLGLILAHQDLRQLASKSPEVLNSVISNPYTRICFRVGDQDARRLEDGFASFDATDLQNLSTGQAICRTERAEFDFSLNTAGLPPIDATSVEARRKAIVEQSRAKYARRRDEVEEILRAAAPENTRDLGVPTGAKKPSETIPEPIVRSTYSETEAAKARKAPNHVPALSLPPTQGRGGRQHKYLQELVKRWAGSRDWRATIEEKTLDGLGSVDVALRKGDRSVACEIAVTTDAEHEIENIQKCLAAGFELILLISSDKKTLSKVRSIVFSEFAEESRDRVHICTPEDAFAFLENIEAETAGSNKTVRGYKVNVKYKAVGEQEKSAKRQAVSRVIAKAFSRLKK from the coding sequence GTGACGGATAGGCGTGATGCCTCTCCATGGTTGAAAACTGAGCTGCGGGCGGAATCCTTCTTGCCGACCCAAATGGAACTTCTCACGGCTCAATTCTATATCTGGGAAGTACGCGGAAGAGGTTGGATTGTACACCCCACTCCTGTTGCGCTGGAGCCGCCGTTTGTCCCCTTCCCATTTCATTGGGTGCCAAGGGCTGGTCGAAGAATCGACGATGGGTGCAAACCAACGTTTCTCTCGAAAATCGCCCAACAATTCGACCAACTTGTTCATGGCAGGCAGGACGACTCTTTAACATACAACGATGAGAATCTTATTCTCGAAGAACCCGAACTTGAGACGGATGAGGATGATTCCCCGATTGTAGAACTGCGCCTGTCCGCTCCTCCCATGCTGAAGACTCCGCGCGAAGCCGTGATCCAGTTCCTCTCAAGCCTTCCGGTCGCCGTTCATCCGCTGACGTTTGAAATCGTGGGTCTGTCAGATGTGATCACTGCACAGATCACGGTTCGTGAACCCGACGCACGGTTCATCGAGCAGCAACTAAGAGCGTATTTCCCCGACGTCGTCGTGACTCGCGAGGTCGAGTATCTGCGATCCTGGTGGCACGAAGCCGGGGAAGCGTCAAGCATCATCGTCGACTTCGCCCTCTCCAACGAGTTCATGCTTCCGCTTAAGACATTCAAGGGCTTTGACATTGACCCGCTGATCGCAGTGGTGTCTGCACTCTCCAATCTCCAACTGGGCGAAGTGGGCATCCTTCAGATCATGTTCCAGCCCACGCGTCATCCCTGGGCCGAAAACGTCATGCGGTCCGTGACAGATCATGAAGGCAAAGCCTTCTTTATGGATGCCCCAGAAATCACAAGGGCTGCGAAAGACAAGGTTGCACATCCTCTCTTCGCCGCAGTGATCCGAATCGGGATTAAGAGCTCTTATTTGGACCGCGCATGGGATATCGCTCGGGCGCTCGGGGGGAGTCTGCGGAATCTCGCGAATCCTGCCGGAAACGAACTCATCCCTCTAACAAACGATGGTTACGACAGCGACGAGCATGAAGAGGATCTTCTTCGAAGGCGGACTCGTCGTAGCGGAATGCTTTTAAACTCCGAAGAACTCGTTACATTAGTCCACCCTCCGTCGGCATCTGTAAGAGCGGAGAAATTAAAGCGGCAGGACCGGAAGACGCGCGCCGCCCCAGCCATTGCCACGGGCGACGGGCTCTTGCTCGGCACAAACATCCACGCCGGCCGGTCGACCGAGGTAACTTTATCTGCCGACCAGCGCTCGAAACACTTGTACACGGTGGGTGCTTCTGGTACGGGCAAGTCGACCCTGCTCTTAAACCTCATCATTCAGGATTTGCGAAATGGAGAAGGGATTGCTGTCCTCGACCCACACGGGGACCTGATTGACCGGATCATTGAGCAGGTGCCCGATGAAAGGATCGACGATGTCATTCTGTTCGATCCGGCCGATGCTGACTTCCCTGTCGGATTCAATATCCTTTCGGCCCATTCTGAACTTGAACGGACGCTTCTCTCCTCCGATCTCGTTTCCGTCTTCAGGAGGCTCTCAACCTCCTGGGGGGATCAAATGACCTCGGTACTTGGGAACGCGATCCTGGCGATCCTCGAAAGCAGCCGAGGAGGAACCCTTCTCGATCTCAGGCGGTTCCTGGTGGAGAAACGATTCCGGGAGGAATTCCTAGCGACAGTTCAGGATCCCGATGTTGTTTATTACTGGCGTAAAGAGTTTCCGCTTTTAAAAGGGACACCCCAAGTCTCGATTCTGACGCGACTGGATACATTTCTTCGGCCGAAACTCGTGCGGTACATGGTGGCACAGAAAGATGATCGCCTTGATTTTCGAGGAATGATGGATCAAGGCAAGATCTTCCTTGCCCGGCTTTCCCAGGGAGCTATTGGTGAGGAGAACGCCTTTCTACTCGGAACGCTGCTTGTTTCAAAACTCCAGCAGACCGCAATGAGTCGACAGGAACTCGCCGAAGCGGGCCGTCGTCCCTTCTACCTATACATTGACGAATTCCAGAACTTCATCACGCCGACGATGGAACAGATACTCTCCGGCGCCCGGAAGTACCGGCTGGGTTTGATACTGGCACATCAGGATTTAAGACAGCTTGCCAGCAAGAGTCCCGAGGTTTTGAACTCCGTCATTTCGAACCCATATACGCGAATCTGTTTCCGGGTAGGCGACCAAGACGCCCGAAGACTCGAGGATGGCTTCGCATCATTCGATGCCACCGATCTTCAGAACTTAAGCACGGGTCAGGCGATCTGTCGCACAGAGCGAGCAGAGTTTGACTTCAGCCTTAACACAGCAGGGTTGCCACCTATAGATGCTACGTCTGTTGAGGCGCGCCGAAAGGCGATCGTTGAACAATCCCGAGCGAAGTACGCCAGGAGACGCGATGAGGTCGAAGAGATACTCCGCGCGGCTGCCCCTGAGAACACGCGCGACCTGGGCGTTCCAACGGGCGCAAAGAAACCCTCGGAGACAATTCCTGAACCCATCGTCAGGTCAACTTATAGCGAAACAGAAGCAGCAAAAGCGAGGAAGGCGCCCAATCATGTTCCGGCCCTGTCATTGCCTCCTACCCAAGGACGCGGAGGACGCCAGCACAAGTACCTTCAGGAGCTAGTCAAACGGTGGGCTGGTTCCCGGGATTGGAGGGCAACGATCGAGGAGAAGACCCTTGATGGTCTCGGCAGTGTGGACGTTGCTTTACGGAAAGGCGATCGGTCCGTCGCCTGTGAAATCGCCGTCACGACGGATGCCGAGCACGAAATAGAAAACATCCAGAAATGTCTCGCGGCTGGCTTCGAGCTCATCTTGCTTATCTCATCTGACAAGAAGACGCTGTCCAAAGTGCGGTCTATTGTTTTCTCAGAGTTTGCAGAGGAGAGCCGTGATCGCGTCCACATCTGTACTCCGGAGGACGCATTCGCTTTCCTGGAAAACATCGAGGCAGAGACGGCAGGGTCTAACAAGACAGTTCGGGGATACAAGGTTAATGTGAAATACAAAGCGGTTGGTGAACAGGAGAAGTCGGCCAAGCGACAAGCTGTGTCGCGAGTTATCGCAAAGGCATTTAGTCGTTTGAAAAAGTAG
- a CDS encoding 2'-deoxycytidine 5'-triphosphate deaminase, with protein sequence MTTNEHPWRDWIPGVLSKNQVRQLIRCGHLRGVDEDSEAIGNASFDLSLADLGYVCMRGSIKPFGGPYEEPIKRDGLIDRLEPQPDGTYILKAKQTYLFKVAQRLCIPSEAQIYGQATTKSSIGRMDVLARLVIEQMTDYDTYRPLKNGQSFGDMFLEITPITFPVRVRPGLALTQLRLFYDDPQSVEIQSNQLYSNILAADGEEVDGTLSVDLSPITVSGEAVSAFSARPVEPGGDPLPLWQEEDPQHRLDPCKYWQFERLDQQGRLTIKERDFYILRSREHIAVPKGIAVYCRAFDETFGEMRIHYAGFVHPLFGRERADGVRGTPLIFEVRGHDVNVSLRNGEKMARLTFYRMSEDVENADQSYNDQLLQLSNRFAPWPECIKVDPDGSVRPVKEADS encoded by the coding sequence ATGACCACAAACGAGCACCCCTGGCGGGATTGGATCCCAGGTGTATTATCCAAGAATCAAGTTCGTCAGCTCATACGTTGCGGGCATCTTCGGGGTGTTGATGAGGATAGCGAGGCCATCGGCAATGCTTCGTTTGATCTTAGCTTGGCAGATCTAGGTTATGTTTGCATGAGAGGGTCCATTAAGCCGTTCGGCGGTCCATATGAAGAACCGATAAAGCGGGACGGATTAATTGATCGTTTAGAACCTCAACCAGACGGCACATACATCCTTAAAGCCAAACAAACCTACCTTTTCAAGGTTGCGCAGAGACTTTGCATTCCGTCGGAGGCACAAATCTATGGCCAGGCGACAACAAAGAGTTCCATTGGCCGGATGGACGTCCTCGCCCGACTTGTGATTGAACAAATGACTGATTACGACACCTATAGACCTCTTAAAAATGGCCAATCGTTCGGGGATATGTTTCTTGAGATCACTCCGATAACATTTCCGGTACGGGTCCGTCCTGGCCTCGCTCTCACTCAGCTCCGATTGTTCTACGATGACCCCCAGAGTGTAGAGATCCAAAGTAATCAGCTCTATTCCAATATTCTCGCGGCGGATGGAGAAGAAGTCGACGGAACACTATCAGTCGATCTCTCTCCAATTACCGTGTCAGGCGAGGCTGTCTCGGCGTTCTCTGCCCGACCTGTAGAACCAGGCGGTGATCCGCTACCTCTTTGGCAGGAGGAGGATCCTCAACACAGGCTAGATCCGTGCAAGTACTGGCAATTCGAAAGACTGGATCAACAAGGACGCCTCACGATTAAGGAGCGTGACTTCTACATTCTTCGTTCGCGGGAGCACATTGCAGTTCCGAAAGGTATTGCCGTTTACTGCCGGGCATTTGACGAAACCTTCGGTGAGATGCGCATTCACTATGCTGGATTCGTCCATCCACTCTTCGGTCGGGAACGCGCGGATGGGGTACGCGGAACCCCCCTAATATTCGAAGTTCGCGGTCACGACGTGAATGTCAGTCTCCGGAATGGCGAGAAGATGGCCCGGCTAACTTTCTATAGGATGTCAGAGGATGTTGAAAATGCGGACCAATCATACAACGACCAATTACTCCAGCTTTCAAACCGATTTGCACCTTGGCCCGAGTGTATCAAAGTCGATCCAGATGGGAGCGTCCGGCCTGTCAAAGAGGCCGACTCGTAA